A window of the Arachis duranensis cultivar V14167 chromosome 5, aradu.V14167.gnm2.J7QH, whole genome shotgun sequence genome harbors these coding sequences:
- the LOC107490587 gene encoding GPN-loop GTPase 3, protein MGYAQLVIGPAGSGKSTYCSSLYEHCVAARRTINIVNLDPAAENFDYPVAMDIRELISLEDVMEELGLGPNGGLMYCMEHLEDNLDDWLEEELDNYLDDDYLVFDCPGQIELYSHVPVLKNFVEHLKRKNFNICAVYLLDSQFMSDVTKFISGCMACLSAMVQLELPHVNILSKMDLVTNKKDLEEFLDPEPTFLLSELNQRMGPQFAKLNKALIELVNNYSMVSFIPLDLRKERSIQYVLNQIDNCIQYGEDADVKVKDFDPEDDDE, encoded by the exons ATGGGCTATGCACAACTTGTTATAGGTCCAGCTGGTAGTGGCAAG TCAACATATTGCTCGAGTTTGTATGAACATTGTGTAGCTGCAAGGCGTACAATAAATATTGTGAACCTGGACCCTGCCGCTGAAAACTTTGACTATCCTGTTGCAATGG ATATAAGGGAACTGATTTCCCTGGAAGATGTTATGGAGGAGCTTGGATTAGGCCCTAATGGTGGTCTTATGTACTGCATGGA ACACCTTGAAGATAACCTCGATGATTGGCTTGAGGAAGAGCTGGACAACTATTTAGATGATGATTACCTGGTCTTTGACTGCCCTG gCCAGATAGAACTTTATTCACATGTGCCTGTGCTCAAGAATTTTGTGGAACATTTGAAACGTAAAAATTTCAACATTTGTGCTGTGTACTTGCTTGATTCACAG TTCATGAGTGATGTGACAAAATTTATCAGTGGGTGCATGGCTTGCCTTTCCGCAATGGTTCAACTTGAATTACCACATGTGAATATCCTATCAAAAATGGACCTTGTGACTAACAAAAAGGATCTTGAAGA gTTCTTGGATCCAGAGCCTACTTTTTTACTGTCTGAATTGAATCAACGAATGGGTCCTCAGTTTGCGAAGCTTAATAAAGCTTTGATTGAACTG GTAAATAACTATAGCATGGTGAGTTTTATACCACTGGACTTGAGGAAGGAAAGAAG TATCCAATATGTGTTGAACCAAATCGACAACTGCATCCAGTATGGAGAAGATGCAGATGTGAAGGTTAAGGATTTTGATccggaggatgatgatgagtag